gcattttcgttttgcaaagaaattgagaatgtttatacatttttaattcatttactcttttgagtattaaggaatctttcttgttgaagctttaccatgctgagtagatgagttgtgtaGTAAAAATGCCTTTTACAAAATTAGGCTTTTATTCACATAAAACTTGACAGTAGAattaatttgaatgacaaaacaattaatcaataaaataaacaatgacaAAAGAATACTAAATTATACTACATTCACCCGGCCCTATTTTTGAACAAAATCTTGCAAATATCGTGGTTTATTTTTAGTTCTAGCCGATTTACGGCTAGATTGAAAATCTGAATTTTCCAATCTTGGTTAATGATTATCATCAGGTACTTGATTGGGTTCTTGAATAGATAAATTTTCTATGTCCTCTGGTATTGATTCAGTAGAGGAATTCTCTAGTGTATTATTTGGACTTTCAttttcatcttcatcattatcttGATTCAATAATTTCAGGTCACCTCTAGGAGCTAAATGCTTCGTTGAAACTGTACTTTTCTTTCCGTTTGGATACTGTATTAAGGCGTAATCTGAGTTGGCTTCTAAAAGATCAACCTCTTCAACTAAAGGATCAAACTTACTTTTTCATACaaattttcttagtaatactTTGTCTGAATCTTTAAGCCATGATGGAATAGAAGTTCCGCTAGTTGATCTTCGCTGATACGTAAACAAACGTTCATGAGGTGTACAATTGGTTGCTGTACACAGTAAACTTCTTATAGAGTGCAGAGCATCTGGTAGAACAGTCTCCCATTTAGTGATgtctaaatttttgtttttcaatgCTAGATTCACTGCTTTCCATATAATTCCATTGTATCTTTCGACTTGACCATTTCCTCCAGGGTGATATGGTGTTGTTCTACTTGAAGATATTCCTTTAGAGTGTAGATAATTAATAAATTCTTGTGAAGTAAAGCTAGTTCCCCTGTCAGAATGTATATATGCCGGCATTCCATATAAACAAAACATTTGATTCAAACATTCAATTACTGTCTGACTGGAGGTATCTGAGCATGGAAAAGCCCATGGAAATCTTGAAAATTCATCAATGATTGTAAGCATATAAGAATTTCTAGAAGAACCGGGTATTGGACCTTTAAAGTCAATATTCAATCTTTCGAACGGAGCTGTTGATTTAATTAAATGTGTATCATCTTCTTTCCTATAAAATCTGGGTTTAATTTCTGCACAGATTGGACAAGAGGTAATTACGTGTTTAATTTCATCTAAAGAATAAGGTAAATTtcgaatttttacaaaatggtgcATACGAGTAATCCCAGGATGCGATAAATCTGAATGTAATTGATATAACTTgcttgtattatttatattattgcaTATTCTTGATAGTGCATCAGCTGCATCATTAGCCTTTCCTGGACGATAGATAATATCATATTTAAAACAAGAAAGCTCCAAACGCCAAcgcaaaattttttcatttttgattttacttgtatGGTTTGTATTAAACATGAACGAAACTGATTTTTGATCTGTGATTAGTTTGAATTGTCTTCCTAAAAGATAGTGTCTCCATTTTTTCAATGCTTCAACGCAAGCATATGCTTCTTTTTCAATTGCAGAATGTTTTCGTTCAGAATCTGTAAGGGTACGTGAGAAAAAAGCAACGGGTCTTCCAGATTGACTCAGAGTGGCAGCAATAGCAAATTCAGAAGCATCAGTTTCAACAATGAGAATTTCTTTTTCATCGATTGTCCATAGAAGTGCATTAGCTATATCAGTTCTCAACTCCTCAAAAGCAAAAAGCAAGTCCGGACCTAATGGAAATTTCTTGCAATCTATAAGACCTCTAATTTTTGCTGAAAAATTATTAACCCATTTTGAGTAATGTGAAAACATTCCAAGTGCCCTCTGAAGACTTTTAGAATCATTCGGAACTGGTAAATTTAGTAGAGGCTTCAATCTGTCTGGATCAGGTTTCATTGTAGAGTTTTCTATTGTatatcccaaaatatttataattttttgattgtagtgacatttattttgatttaaagttaacccatattttttaacagcatttaaaaaattctgtaaatttaaattatgtctatCTTGATCCTCACCACCAACTGTTACATCATCTAAATAAGCGTAAACACCttgtaaattttctttttttatgatAGAATCAATGGCTCTCTGAAAACATGATACTCCATTGGTAACCCCAAAAGGAATACGACGGAATTGGTAAAGGCCTCCACTTGCCTCGAAAGCTGTAAATGGTTTGTCAGATTCGTTAATTGGTATTTGATGATATGCGTATTTTAAATCAATTgagctaaaaattttatattttgctaTCTTAGACACTAGTGAATCAATATTCGGCAACGGATAAGCATCAAGTAATGTGAATCTATTTATTGTTTGAGAGTAATCAACTACCATCCGACGTTTATGATTTTCGTTTTTAGTTACCAACACTTGGGCCCTCCAAGGTGATTTACTTTcttcaataatttcttctttaaggagacgttttatttcttgtttaataAATTCTTCATCTTCCTGTGAATGCCTGCGAGATTTAGTAGCAATAGGGTGACAATTTTCTGTTAAATTGGCAAACAACGAAGGTGGCTTAATTTTAGCTTCAGTAAGACAGCATATCTTAAGAGGTCTTCTTGGTCCTCCAAATTTAACTTCTAAGCTTTCATGTTGTTTCATAATATCTTGACCCAAAATCACATCTGTACAAAGATTggataaaactaaaacttttgttTGATCATATTTTTCTTTATCAACCTGAATGTTTATTAAACAATAGCCTTGAATATTAGCTGAGAATGACATAGATGCCATAGAAACTTGGACCCCTTGTATTGGAAAAATTTTAAGCTTATTTTCAATAGCGAATTCATGATCTAAAAAAGTATCTGAGCTTCCAGTGTCTATTAAAGCGTTGGCATCAATTTGGTTAACTGTTACTTTGGCTATACATTTTGAAAGCGATTGAGGTGTTTCCATTGAAGAAGCGATTACCATTGTAGATGCATAAGTTGATCTCGTTTGACTTTTCTTTGATTGCATGCACATTTTAAACCAATGTCCAATTTTATCACAGTTTTGGCAAATCGCAGCCCTTGCTGGACATACAGATCGAGGATGTCTTGGATGTCCACAAAAATAACAAGTCTGACCAGGTTTTGTTTGAACAGAAGCTAAAGTAGTTTGTTCTGAATTTGGATGACTACAAGATGCTATATTATTTAATGCTGCATGATATGTATCAGATTGTTTTTGAGAATCTTCTAAAGATCTAGATTTAGATAATGCTTCGTCCAAAGATAAAGAACTAAACTCTAGTAATCTTTGACGTATATTGGATTGAACGAGACCATTAATAAAAGCATCACGAATATAgtcatttttattttcttctgaAGAAACTGctttaaaattacaatttttagCCAAAAGCTTTAACTGTTGAGCATACTGATCTATAGATTCGTTTATTTGTTGTTTTCTTGTAGCTAGAATATGTCTTGCGTAAATCTCATTTGTAGGTTTAATATACAATTCTTCCAAAATTTTGATAGCAGAAATGTATGTTTTTGCTTCGCTTATGTAATCATATACTGAATGTGAGACAAAATTGATTAAAAGCATGTACTTGTCTTTATCTTCTAGCGATTTTTCTGTAGATTTATTGCTTTCCAAAAAATTCTTAAATGTTTCGTACCAGTGTTTAAATTCTTTGGCGGCAGTTTGGGAGTTTGGATCAGCCTCTAGTTTATCAGCTCTAAAGTACTTCTCCATTGTATATTTGGTATATTTATGTGAATAAAATTGTAGTAAAAATGCCTTTTACAAAATTAGGCTTTTATTCACATAAAACTTGACAGTAGAattaatttgaatgacaaaacaattaatcaataaaataaacaatgacaaaagaatactaaattatactacaagttgtgaattatttaaaattctctcatcttaattttctcggcacctgtatgacttataaattgtaaaagtctcaggaggtgtaaccaaagaaagtattccacctgttgtcaatctggtggtacggaggcgatatttattgtcgttttctgcgctgcttcgattgataacttagtttgttttccggtagatggccctagttcatccgtgacatttctttctttgcaattcgtgAAGGCCCTaggctatggtaaatggttaaagcggagagaagaggatatgggtttactgatgaggggaaaaagatctccgaaaccggtatagactcttcctgcactctccgctttaaccagagtattatgcagctgctgcattttcgttttgcaaagaaattgagaatgtttatacatttttaattcatttactcttttgagtattaaggaatctttcttgttggagctttaccatgctgagtagatgagttgtgaattatttaaaattctctcatcttaattttctcggcacctgtatgacttataaattgtaaaagtctcaggaggtgtaaccaaagaaagtattccacctgttgtcaatctggtggt
This genomic window from Diabrotica virgifera virgifera chromosome 1, PGI_DIABVI_V3a contains:
- the LOC126892087 gene encoding uncharacterized protein LOC126892087; its protein translation is MEKYFRADKLEADPNSQTAAKEFKHWYETFKNFLESNKSTEKSLEDKDKYMLLINFVSHSVYDYISEAKTYISAIKILEELYIKPTNEIYARHILATRKQQINESIDQYAQQLKLLAKNCNFKAVSSEENKNDYIRDAFINGLVQSNIRQRLLEFSSLSLDEALSKSRSLEDSQKQSDTYHAALNNIASCSHPNSEQTTLASVQTKPGQTCYFCGHPRHPRSVCPARAAICQNCDKIGHWFKMCMQSKKSQTRSTYASTMVIASSMETPQSLSKCIAKVTVNQIDANALIDTGSSDTFLDHEFAIENKLKIFPIQGVQVSMASMSFSANIQGYCLINIQILSNSEVCRLANLLSDEDE